A genomic region of Tigriopus californicus strain San Diego chromosome 1, Tcal_SD_v2.1, whole genome shotgun sequence contains the following coding sequences:
- the LOC131882153 gene encoding beta-1,3-N-acetylglucosaminyltransferase manic fringe-like, which produces MEPFESNDSLYENTRDLKGWLGHDDKLGVVPDHLRKKKMPRPPSVLSVEDLKGVVPNLYTFDSSPKNSNLVKEKLDFQQRLNNNLQQDLDPPEAPAMVGPCWRRHKQKLAVITICSLCFTLGIVIPLLIQFFSPGSQTKSVPRVPYSSRNRNKDFHLDSVLTDLFISVKTTKKYHHPRLVILLETWASLVKHQTWFFTDLEDPDMNQRTQGHLIATNCSDSHSRVALVCKMASEFDFFLKSMKRWWCHFDDDNYVHVTKLAQLLKSYSPDEPIYLGKPSTAKPLEIFDIKSPQNTSHFWFATGGAGFCVSRTLALKMAPYAGNGKFVETGDQFWFPDDVTLGYIVEHLLGERLTVIPEFHSHLEPMKRIPPEEISQQISFSYISYNGVQNVIDLPGPLPTDADPTRFYSLHCLLYSAPYCPEEK; this is translated from the exons ATGGAACCATTCGAGTCCAATGACAGTCTGTATGAGAACACGAGAGACTTGAAGGGCTGGTTAGGTCATGATGACAAGTTGGGGGTGGTTCCCGACCAcctgaggaagaagaagatgccACGCCCTCCGAGTGTGCTCAGTGTAGAAGATCTCAAGGGAGTGGTTCCCAATCTCTACACCTTCGATTCCTCGCCAAAGAACAGTAACCTGGTAAAGGAGAAATTGGACTTTCAGCAAAGGCTGAACAATAATCTGCAGCAGGATCTTGATCCTCCAGAAGCACCAGCTATGGTTGGGCCATGCTGGAGGAGGCATAAACAAAAATTGGCTGTGATAACCATTTGTTCCCTTTGTTTTACTTTGGGGATCGTGATCCCTTTGCTCATCCAGTTCTTTTCGCCTGGATCGCAGACCAAATCAGTACCGAGAGTGCCATATTCTAGCAGAAATCGGAATAAAGACTTCCATTTGGATTCCGTGCTCACAGACTTATTCATTAGTGTAAAGACTACCAAAAAATACCACCACCCAAGGCTGGTGATTCTGCTGGAGACTTGGGCGTCCTTGGTGAAACATCAGACATGGTTCTTCACCGATTTGGAGGATCCAGATATGAACCAACGAACTCAAGGCCATCTCATTGCCACCAATTGCTCTGACTCTCACTCAAGAGTGGCCTTAGTGTGCAAGATGGCGTCtgagtttgattttttcctcaaatctATGAAACG GTGGTGGTGTCACTTCGATGACGATAATTATGTTCATGTAACCAAATTGGCTCAGTTATTGAAATCCTATTCTCCGGATGAGCCCATCTACCTCGGCAAGCCATCCACTGCTAAACCATTGGAGATATTCGATATCAAATCCCCACAG AACACATCTCACTTTTGGTTTGCTACTGGAGGAGCGGGATTTTGCGTGTCCAGGACTTTGGCCTTAAAGATGGCACCGTATGCAGG GAACGGCAAATTTGTGGAGACGGGTGACCAATTCTGGTTTCCAGATGATGTCACATTGGGGTACATAGTCG AACACCTGCTCGGCGAGAGATTGACGGTCATTCCGGAGTTCCATTCGCACCTGGAACCTATGAAGCGGATCCCACCGGAGGAGATCAGCCAACAAATCAGTTTTTCCTACATCTCTTATAATGGAGTCCAAAATGTGATCGATTTACCCGGACCACTTCCAACAGATGCAGATCCAACCCG ATTTTACTCGCTTCACTGCCTCTTGTACAGCGCCCCCTATTGCCCGgaagagaaatga
- the LOC131882144 gene encoding late secretory pathway protein AVL9 homolog, translated as MSSTEHQPVLHVLVVGFHHKKGCQVEYSYPPLMPDGDPHSNELPSQWKHLPSLALPDGSHNFAHDTTYFHLPALDNPRRTIFAISCYRQISADSLVNRTSDITRGSVQKCVCVLSRLPLYGQIQVKMSLITEAYFREGDFTRLDLIHQTYDNLNACLSDDMLHTQQLYVGLSAREFVQKFRQKTLILFKLMLLERKVLFMQSPVNELCTFFLTLLSLHPGMLEKGLNEAARMVPVDTPPSMSPIQDEVPDNYDHVDDKSIHSKGSEEDVNSVASATSSIVEIAGERVSSVRSRISDAFGYMAGQKPNSTEAIAKESPNDESIPPTLPVEEAVNLPNFQTVANLPMEMYGLPLNIFTGGNLCHPYLSLSYLDVLVQPSIHGYMIGATNILFRQKKGIAEVVIDIEKDKLDILDPELKRALTLTTEDLRFIDNVVKHASEGNKDVFLDQVGWEGGDEWVRAQFRYYMVCLLRTSLESLTQHQSKPQAEGTPESVRPCLNHFNPSFIQQWRKTKNYQHWLNQAEIIKAIKEDVPIGHPFAGNLSVTDMKLHFSNSISNTESGRRMSQAVSNTGRAMAGGITSAKGAFSSWLDSFKQPPFDPEQAVEVIDPGAVIVAEEAVEKATNP; from the coding sequence ATGAGCTCCACTGAGCATCAACCGGTGCTTCATGTCTTAGTCGTTGGATTCCATCATAAAAAAGGTTGCCAGGTTGAGTATTCGTATCCTCCACTTATGCCAGATGGTGATCCTCATTCTAACGAGCTTCCATCCCAATGGAAACACCTCCCTTCGTTGGCGTTACCGGATGGATCCCACAATTTCGCACATGACACGACTTACTTTCATTTACCCGCTTTGGACAATCCGAGGCGAACTATCTTTGCCATATCCTGCTATCGACAGATTAGTGCAGACTCACTGGTCAATCGGACATCCGATATCACCCGGGGCTCTGTGCAAAAATGCGTATGTGTCTTAAGTCGACTTCCTTTGTACGGGCAGATTCAGGTCAAGATGTCTCTTATAACGGAGGCTTACTTTAGGGAGGGAGATTTCACCCGATTGGATCTCATCCATCAGACGTATGATAATTTAAATGCCTGTCTCTCGGACGATATGCTACACACTCAACAGCTTTATGTGGGTCTTTCGGCCAGGGAGTTTGTGCAAAAGTTCCGCCAGAAAACCctgattttgttcaagttgatGCTTTTGGAACGCAAGGTGTTGTTTATGCAATCGCCAGTGAATGAATTGTGCACCTTCTTCTTAACATTATTGTCACTTCATCCGGGAATGTTGGAGAAAGGGCTGAACGAGGCTGCTAGAATGGTCCCTGTGGATACGCCCCCAAGTATGTCGCCTATTCAAGATGAAGTGCCAGACAACTATGACCATGTAGATGACAAGAGCATCCATTCCAAAGGTTCTGAGGAGGATGTGAACAGTGTGGCATCGGCCACTAGCTCCATTGTCGAGATTGCGGGCGAGCGCGTGTCTAGTGTTCGAAGCCGGATATCTGATGCCTTCGGGTACATGGCTGGACAAAAACCGAATTCCACCGAAGCGATTGCCAAAGAATCCCCCAACGACGAGTCAATACCACCCACGTTGCCCGTTGAAGAGGCTGTCAATTTGCCCAATTTTCAAACCGTGGCGAATTTGCCCATGGAAATGTACGGGCTGCCGCTGAATATATTCACGGGAGGAAACCTGTGTCACCCGTATCTCTCGTTATCGTACTTAGACGTGCTCGTTCAACCCAGTATCCACGGGTACATGATTGGTGCCACCAACATTCTCTTCAGACAGAAGAAAGGCATCGCTGAAGTGGTGATCGACATTGAGAAAGACAAATTAGATATCTTGGACCCAGAATTGAAACGGGCACTCACGCTCACCACGGAAGACCTCCGATTCATTGATAATGTGGTTAAGCACGCATCTGAAGGGAACAAGGATGTGTTCCTGGATCAAGTTGGATGGGAAGGAGGAGACGAATGGGTTCGTGCCCAGTTCCGATATTACATGGTTTGCCTGCTACGCACAAGCCTTGAGTCCCTGACTCAACACCAAAGTAAACCCCAGGCAGAGGGCACCCCAGAGTCCGTTCGTCCTTGTCTCAATCATTTCAATCCCTCTTTCATTCAACAGTGGCGAAAAACCAAAAACTATCAGCACTGGTTAAATCAGGCTGAGATAATCAAAGCCATCAAAGAAGATGTACCCATTGGTCATCCTTTCGCTGGAAATCTTTCCGTTACTGACATGAAGCTACACTTTTcgaattcaatttccaacacTGAAAGCGGTCGCCGGATGTCTCAGGCGGTCAGTAACACGGGCAGAGCTATGGCCGGTGGAATAACATCAGCTAAAGGAGCCTTTTCTTCTTGGTTGGATTCTTTCAAACAACCACCTTTTGATCCCGAGCAGGCCGTGGAAGTCATAGATCCTGGAGCCGTAATTGTGGCAGAAGAGGCCGTTGAAAAGGCCACTAATCCTTAA
- the LOC131881794 gene encoding histone-lysine N-methyltransferase SETD7-like → MSDSGRFTSSSLACYTAISEDEADEDADEAEDEEEDNVTVTSRFQGRCAHLLALLQSGTLKKSLKRMIPDDLPDQIRQSHAFQTDKLDNKFPSISVTGIDEGITDTDLSDFEEDSGVVVSSEDDEPDLEDECPIDCACFRFKSWLLVQGQKDRNILDDDYYTMNKSTKWPDTVHDKSQCNFDPYPSILGESFRYAGERDRFGRLHRYGSIYFANGRKFIGRFKHGIRQGPGELIDREGSKILSGIYAEDKLQGVCSVAGNDGGLWEITFHKGVPHGPGRRYNKYGVLQWVGRYLHGVPSGICWRSNDNEGWYVGTSNAYGRVTGNDVIYMYPDFHTALVGKWSNECMKEAYCATVVGLDIKDGFPYPILGTPDKSVSYKVDVSGYSTISTTPLLPDPYETKFVKCMESTVACGGDGLFAARDIQADTVLSFYNGTRFHDCHAFNDWDYNSYKIRLNEKKKQILDIPPEHRSTQNYCASLAHKVNHSFAPNARFSDFCHPRFGRILCVKSTKKIRKGAEIFCNYGYNLADCPEWYKDLHESLFFGKCASIIA, encoded by the exons ATGAGTGATTCCGGTCGTTTCACATCCTCGTCGTTAGCCTGTTACACGGCCATTTCTGAGGACGAAGCTGACGAGGATGCTGACGAGGCCgaagatgaggaggaagatAATGTGACCGTAACCTCACGCTTTCAGGGGCGTTGCGCTCACCTACTAGCCCTCCTTCAATCTGGCACCCTGAAAAAATCGCTCAAAAGGATGATTCCCGATGATCTGCCAGATCAAATCCGCCAAAGCCATGCTTTCCAAACTGACAAACTTGACAATAAATTTCCCTCCATCTCGGTCACTGGGATCGATGAAGGCATCACGGATACAGACTTGAGCGATTTCGAAGAAGATAGCGGCGTGGTGGTCTCGAGTGAAGATGATGAACCGGATCTAGAAGATGAATGCCCAATCGATTGCGCTTGCTTCCGATTCAAGTCTTGGCTTCTGGTACAAGGTCAAAAAGACCGCAACATCCTGGATGATGACTACTACACCATGAATAAATCGACCAAGTGGCCCGATACCGTGCACGACAAATCGCAATGCAATTTCGATCCCTATCCATCAATCCTGGGAGAATCCTTCCGCTATGCCGGCGAACGGGACCGATTCGGACGACTTCATCGCTACGGAAGCATCTACTTCGCCAATGGACgcaaattcattggtcgatTCAAGCACGGCATTCGGCAAGGACCAGGGGAGCTGATCGACCGAGAGGGCTCCAAGATCCTATCCGGGATTTACGCTGAGGACAAGCTACAAGGGGTGTGCTCCGTGGCCGGGAATGACGGGGGTCTGTGGGAGATCACCTTTCACAAAGGCGTACCGCATGGGCCCGGCCGGCGCTACAATAAATATGGTGTGCTGCAATGGGTGGGACGGTACCTTCATGGCGTGCCCAGTGGAATATGTTGGCGTAGTAACGACAACGAAGGATGGTATGTGGGGACGTCGAATGCCTATGGGCGTGTGACCGGGAACGATGTCATCTACATGTATCCGGACTTTCATACTGCCTTGGTGGGCAAGTGGTCCAATGAATGCATGAAGGAAGCTTATTGTGCCACGGTGGTTGGCTTGGATATCAAAGACGGATTCCCATATCCGATCTTAGGGACACCGGACAAATCCGTGTCTTACAAAGTAGACGTGTCCGGATATTCCACGATATCCACGACGCCGCTATTGCCGGATCCATATGAGACAAAATTTGTGAAATGTATGGAATCCACGGTGGCGTGTGGTGGAGATGGCCTTTTTGCTGCTAGAGATATTCAAGCCGACACTGTTTTGTCGTTCTACAATGGAACACGTTTTCATGACTGCCAC GCTTTCAATGACTGGGATTACAATTCTTACAAAATACGcttaaatgagaaaaagaaacaaattttAGACATTCCACCGGAGCATCGCTCGACCCAGAACTATTGTGCCAGTCTCGCCCACAAGGTGAACCATTCCTTCGCTCCCAATGCCAGGTTCTCAGACTTTTGCCACCCTCGCTTTGGTCGTATTCTCTGCGTCAAGTCCACCAAGAAGATCCGCAAGGGGGCCGAGATATTTTGCAACTACGGCTACAACCTGGCTGATTGTCCCGAATGGTACAAAGATCTCCACGAATCGTTATTCTTCGGGAAATGTGCATCCATCATTGCTTAA
- the LOC131881813 gene encoding uncharacterized protein LOC131881813 produces MNIVALFSLFLNVSVCYGLRSLFETSNPSLSWPPSGRDFTGSIENWPGQGEQLGESWPRIVVANLTTLPTTEDFLREYVSMRKPVVLSGLYEQMTDLKSQHGINLAASEFQNSPHAAISKIEAFRYGHGIKERMTFRELLGKISKNQDQDKWYTYGHIPYSVKEMIRYPAPLRCPKIAFQTMVETRQLFYNIEVSKPIRQELNHQLYCMVEGEKEIVLIDEADFPSWSNMKLVDDGYSGKLNPFVDVSKIDYNTHPGLKDIKKIHIAKLQAGDCLFVPARWIHQQNVLDKDNSLEIRWQPLENESDLDCSGYLSPILTLGDLPWLGEKIVKPPERSTDPKRHAFKRLLHLLQRVVLTNQAIGITDFSSIIKMDPFLAPELPKWDDDCQEISETLFHLLDRNKDGKLTANDLDNILELDVDHWANLIHDQLSLLAEVIFDMRVDLAGAIPLDETVRQRVIQMIDIKEK; encoded by the coding sequence ATGAACATTGTGGCACTGTTTTCGTTGTTCTTGAACGTTAGTGTTTGTTATGGTTTGCGAAGTTTGTTCGAAACATCGAATCCGAGTCTATCATGGCCCCCTAGCGGTCGGGATTTCACAGGTTCCATTGAAAATTGGCCTGGTCAAGGTGAACAATTAGGGGAAAGTTGGCCAAGAATAGTCGTCGCTAATTTGACTACTCTTCCAACCACTGAAGATTTCCTTCGGGAATATGTCTCAATGAGAAAACCAGTTGTGTTGAGTGGCCTCTATGAACAAATGACGGATCTTAAGTCACAGCATGGAATTAATTTGGCTGCCAGTGAGTTTCAGAATTCGCCTCATGCCGCCATTTCTAAAATTGAAGCCTTTCGTTATGGGCATGGCATCAAAGAGCGAATGACCTTTCGAGAATTGTTGGGCAAGATCTCCAAGAACCAAGATCAAGATAAATGGTACACGTATGGACATATCCCTTACTCTGTGAAAGAAATGATTCGCTATCCAGCACCCCTGCGCTGTCCTAAAATAGCTTTCCAAACAATGGTGGAAACACGTCAGCTGTTCTACAATATTGAAGTGTCGAAACCGATTCGGCAAGAGCTCAATCACCAACTTTACTGCATGGTTGAGGGGGAGAAGGAAATTGTCTTGATTGACGAAGCGGATTTTCCCTCTTGGTCCAACATGAAATTGGTGGACGACGGATACTCCGGCAAGCTGAATCCATTTGTGGATGTGTCTAAGATTGATTACAATACTCATCCCGGGTTAAAGgacataaaaaaaatccacatcGCAAAACTTCAAGCTGGAGATTGTCTATTCGTCCCGGCCAGATGGATTCACCAGCAAAACGTCTTGGATAAAGATAATTCTCTCGAGATTCGTTGGCAGCCTCTTGAGAACGAATCCGACTTGGATTGCAGCGGATACTTATCGCCAATCTTAACTTTGGGAGATCTTCCCTGGCTTGGCGAGAAGATTGTAAAACCTCCGGAGAGGTCTACTGATCCCAAGAGACACGCCTTCAAGCGTTTGCTTCATCTGTTACAGAGAGTTGTTCTaacaaatcaagcaatagGTATCACTGATTTCTCATCCATCATCAAAATGGATCCATTTTTGGCTCCAGAACTGCCCAAATGGGACGATGACTGCCAAGAAATTTCTGAAACCTTGTTCCACTTATTGGACAGAAACAAGGACGGAAAGCTGACCGCTAATGACTTGGACAATATCTTAGAATTAGATGTGGATCATTGGGCAAACCTTATTCATGATCAACTAAGTCTCTTAGCAGAGGTCATCTTCGATATGCGTGTGGATCTAGCTGGGGCTATTCCTTTGGACGAAACCGTGAGGCAAAGAGTGATCCAAATGATAGATATCAAGGAGAAATAG